The following proteins come from a genomic window of Pelagicoccus albus:
- a CDS encoding flagellar basal body rod C-terminal domain-containing protein: MSNKLDGFPSKFLLEFGMAIQAVTTSQSTAFEKAKEGMDRGSRKLNNAAAKIASGDISPNNIVELACAETMYSANAKVIHTEDEMLGTLLDVKR, encoded by the coding sequence TTGAGTAACAAGCTCGATGGATTTCCGAGCAAGTTTTTGCTAGAATTCGGAATGGCAATCCAAGCTGTAACAACGAGTCAATCCACAGCCTTTGAAAAGGCCAAGGAAGGCATGGATCGCGGAAGTCGAAAACTCAACAACGCCGCCGCCAAAATAGCGTCTGGCGATATCAGCCCCAATAACATCGTAGAGTTGGCCTGTGCAGAAACGATGTACAGCGCTAACGCCAAGGTCATCCACACCGAGGACGAGATGTTGGGAACGCTGTTGGATGTGAAGCGTTGA
- the rpe gene encoding ribulose-phosphate 3-epimerase, producing the protein MGSPILAPSMLAADHTRLAEDIKLVEAAGCTWLHVDIMDGHFVPNLTFGPQTVADLRPKTELFLDVHLMLAQPQHFVEAFAKAGADQITIHVEPSYDVGACLDQLKDLGVKRGVVINPRTPAEAVEPYLREVDIVLAMTVQPGFGGQSFQQDVLEKTAQIAKWRESLGLDFRIEVDGGVNAENAPLCRAKGVDTFVAGTAFFKSEDRSLFRKNIETLD; encoded by the coding sequence ATGGGTTCACCTATATTAGCTCCATCCATGCTAGCAGCCGACCACACGCGACTAGCCGAGGATATCAAACTTGTCGAGGCAGCTGGCTGCACATGGCTACACGTGGACATTATGGACGGACACTTTGTCCCTAACCTCACTTTTGGTCCACAAACGGTCGCCGACCTCCGTCCCAAAACTGAGCTTTTCCTCGATGTTCACCTGATGCTTGCCCAACCCCAGCATTTTGTGGAGGCTTTCGCCAAAGCGGGCGCCGACCAGATAACGATACACGTCGAGCCATCCTACGACGTAGGAGCCTGTCTTGATCAACTAAAAGATCTGGGCGTGAAACGCGGTGTAGTAATAAACCCTCGAACTCCGGCCGAGGCCGTAGAGCCCTATCTGCGAGAGGTCGACATCGTACTTGCCATGACTGTACAGCCAGGATTCGGCGGCCAATCATTCCAACAGGACGTATTGGAAAAGACAGCACAAATAGCGAAATGGAGAGAGTCCTTGGGACTCGATTTCCGGATCGAAGTAGATGGCGGAGTAAATGCCGAAAACGCTCCCCTCTGTCGTGCCAAAGGCGTGGATACATTCGTAGCCGGGACAGCTTTTTTCAAATCGGAAGACCGATCCCTTTTCAGAAAGAACATCGAAACGCTCGACTAA
- a CDS encoding MFS transporter yields the protein MPTDPLQLSNVKRFILFRLLFNARFYYPVFTILFLDFGLTLEQFALLNTVWAATIVLLEVPSGALADTLGRRNLVVLAAFFMVAEMLLILFAPMGESTTVFYLFLANRILSGAAESAASGADEALAYDTLKENGLEQRWGEVLEKQMRFQSLAFIVAMSTGAILYDGDLLNSAISSIGLNLEISRETATRLPIWGTLFLGIAAVITTLGMKETSPESADHNTWGTIQESTKNTIQAGIWILRTPMAFVIISCGMLFDHITRMIMTLTSELYRQFAIPEYSFGFIGSGLAILGTFMPKIGKAMVEKRCKGFNFATLSICVFSGLWLMARFTPYWSALPMVLVYGGIFLNGFFVSHYLNQITDSKSRATVLSFKGLCFNLAYGAIGYLYASTSSIIRETGEIQSVAESSKSDALFQTVFGYAPYYFLVLVALVAAVSSYRLKVESPSKAS from the coding sequence GTGCCTACCGATCCTCTCCAGCTATCCAACGTAAAGCGTTTCATCCTTTTTCGGCTTCTGTTTAACGCCCGGTTTTACTACCCGGTTTTCACGATCCTATTTCTAGATTTCGGGCTAACACTGGAGCAATTCGCCCTACTCAATACCGTTTGGGCTGCCACGATCGTCCTCTTAGAAGTTCCATCAGGAGCGCTTGCAGACACCTTGGGAAGACGAAACCTAGTCGTCTTGGCAGCCTTTTTCATGGTGGCGGAGATGCTTCTTATCCTTTTCGCCCCTATGGGAGAATCAACCACCGTCTTCTACCTGTTTTTGGCCAACCGGATACTGAGCGGAGCGGCTGAATCCGCTGCAAGTGGAGCTGACGAAGCGCTCGCCTACGATACCCTCAAAGAAAACGGACTCGAGCAGCGCTGGGGCGAAGTGCTCGAAAAGCAAATGCGTTTTCAGTCATTGGCCTTCATCGTAGCAATGAGCACAGGAGCTATTCTATACGACGGGGATTTGTTGAATTCAGCAATTTCTAGCATTGGCCTGAACCTCGAAATAAGCCGGGAAACCGCAACCAGACTACCGATCTGGGGAACGCTTTTCTTAGGAATTGCGGCAGTAATCACAACGCTGGGGATGAAGGAAACGAGCCCGGAATCAGCGGACCACAACACTTGGGGAACAATCCAGGAATCAACAAAAAACACGATACAGGCCGGAATCTGGATCCTTCGCACCCCGATGGCGTTCGTCATCATAAGCTGCGGTATGCTATTCGATCATATTACCCGCATGATCATGACGCTCACGAGCGAGCTTTATCGCCAGTTTGCCATACCAGAATATAGTTTTGGATTTATCGGATCCGGGCTCGCGATACTCGGCACATTCATGCCCAAAATTGGAAAAGCGATGGTCGAAAAGCGGTGCAAAGGCTTCAATTTTGCAACGCTTAGCATCTGCGTCTTTTCCGGCCTCTGGCTCATGGCCAGATTTACTCCCTACTGGAGTGCCCTACCTATGGTGTTGGTGTATGGGGGAATTTTTCTGAACGGTTTTTTTGTTAGCCACTACCTGAACCAGATAACTGACTCCAAGAGTCGAGCAACCGTGCTTAGCTTCAAAGGACTTTGCTTCAATTTAGCGTATGGAGCAATCGGATACCTTTACGCTTCAACAAGTAGCATTATCCGAGAAACCGGCGAAATCCAATCGGTTGCAGAATCCTCGAAGAGCGATGCCCTCTTCCAAACGGTCTTCGGTTATGCTCCCTACTACTTCTTAGTCTTGGTCGCTTTGGTTGCGGCCGTTTCCTCCTATCGCCTAAAAGTGGAAAGTCCGAGCAAGGCTTCGTGA
- a CDS encoding class I SAM-dependent methyltransferase, with product MILANSWKDYEILECGDGMKKERWGDIVLVRPDPQVIWPRKTPDWGQFDAYYQRSAKGGGSWDYRKALPESWIIRYRDRRFKIRPTNFKHTGLFPEQAVNWDWFGEKISNQKKQIKVLNLFGYTGGATIAAAAAGAEVCHVDAAKGMVAWCRENAALSNLSEAPIRYIVDDCVKFVEREIRRGTKYQGIIMDPPSYGRGSKGEVWQFERDLYGLLQKCTKIFDTKGLFFLVNAYTTGVSPTVVGNLLRESMSGFDGKVSSGEVGLPISRTANTLPCGLYARWES from the coding sequence ATGATCTTGGCGAATAGCTGGAAGGATTACGAAATACTGGAATGCGGTGACGGAATGAAAAAGGAGAGATGGGGCGACATCGTCCTTGTCCGACCTGACCCACAAGTCATTTGGCCGCGCAAGACCCCGGATTGGGGTCAATTCGACGCTTACTATCAACGGAGCGCCAAAGGCGGCGGTTCGTGGGATTACCGCAAGGCCTTGCCAGAAAGCTGGATTATTCGATACCGAGATCGCCGCTTCAAAATCCGCCCCACCAACTTCAAGCACACAGGGCTTTTTCCAGAGCAGGCGGTTAATTGGGATTGGTTTGGAGAAAAAATATCGAACCAGAAAAAGCAGATCAAGGTACTCAACCTATTTGGATACACCGGAGGAGCCACTATTGCGGCGGCCGCAGCCGGGGCAGAGGTTTGCCATGTCGACGCGGCAAAAGGCATGGTGGCTTGGTGTCGGGAAAATGCTGCCCTGAGCAATCTTAGCGAAGCGCCAATTCGCTACATCGTAGATGATTGTGTGAAATTTGTGGAGCGAGAGATTCGCAGAGGCACAAAGTACCAAGGAATCATAATGGATCCACCTTCGTACGGAAGAGGAAGTAAAGGCGAAGTTTGGCAATTTGAGCGGGACCTTTATGGTCTTCTCCAAAAATGCACCAAGATTTTCGATACCAAGGGACTGTTTTTCTTGGTCAATGCCTATACCACTGGGGTTTCTCCAACTGTAGTTGGAAACCTCTTACGAGAATCCATGTCTGGATTCGACGGCAAGGTCTCGTCTGGGGAAGTTGGTCTACCTATCTCACGTACAGCCAATACCCTCCCTTGCGGCCTCTACGCCCGTTGGGAGAGCTGA
- a CDS encoding NUDIX hydrolase yields the protein MLNLPVIEAAGGLTIDNSDRVLFIFKNGRWDLPKGIVEKGKSTSQTALSEVSEETGQPLDTLTVVGELIPTSHISKYAKKKWLKRTQWFLIRCSNSNSPLEPQTAEGIEHCVWIPIWELERPLSNCPSRIQYLVSFWKKLRKIRSK from the coding sequence ATGCTTAATTTGCCCGTAATTGAAGCAGCTGGAGGCCTCACGATCGACAATTCAGATCGCGTCCTATTCATCTTCAAAAACGGTCGCTGGGATTTGCCTAAAGGGATAGTTGAGAAAGGGAAATCCACATCACAGACAGCCTTGAGCGAGGTATCCGAAGAAACAGGACAACCACTAGACACTCTAACGGTAGTCGGTGAACTGATACCAACCTCACATATATCCAAGTACGCGAAGAAAAAGTGGCTGAAGCGAACCCAGTGGTTTCTCATCCGTTGCAGTAACTCGAACAGCCCTCTAGAGCCTCAAACTGCGGAAGGTATTGAACACTGTGTCTGGATACCGATTTGGGAGTTGGAACGACCTCTGAGCAACTGCCCTTCCCGTATCCAATATTTGGTAAGCTTCTGGAAAAAGCTAAGGAAGATTCGCTCCAAGTAA
- the hpf gene encoding ribosome hibernation-promoting factor, HPF/YfiA family: MYTENDHDLIITGIHMDLTESIKQAVTEKVDRLFRHEERIIRIKVELECIYGKGGSEHEFIAKGHIEINGPSMNVSVSDPDCYKAVDLLVDKLDRMLRRRSRLQRVKRKDTHEVDIPANLPKV, encoded by the coding sequence ATGTACACTGAGAACGACCACGATCTAATTATCACCGGCATCCACATGGATCTGACTGAGTCAATCAAGCAGGCCGTAACGGAGAAGGTGGATCGACTCTTCAGGCATGAAGAGCGAATCATTAGAATCAAGGTTGAACTGGAATGCATCTATGGAAAAGGAGGCAGCGAACACGAGTTCATTGCGAAAGGGCACATTGAAATAAACGGTCCTTCGATGAATGTCTCCGTCTCGGACCCAGACTGCTACAAGGCAGTCGACCTATTGGTGGACAAGCTAGATCGAATGCTTCGCCGCAGATCTCGCTTGCAGCGTGTCAAACGGAAAGACACCCACGAAGTCGATATCCCGGCGAATTTGCCGAAGGTGTAG
- the hrpB gene encoding ATP-dependent helicase HrpB, with protein MDLPILEIESEFCAELSDTNRLVLEAPTGSGKSTQTPKFLLRGGFLASGDAIILQPRRIAARMLAKRVAWELDEPLGKTVGFQVRHERVSSKETRIHFVTEGILLRRMMGDPELRGVSCLVFDEFHERSLHADLTLARALMLQRTKRPDLKIVVMSATLDASELESYLKPCRILRSQGRTFPVAIEHIDNRLANSDLPIWDIAAKATLDRLQQEKEGHVLIFMPGAFEIGKTIAALGSRLSTREFELLALHSELSAKDQDRAVEAGDRRKVIVATNVAETSLTIDNVRLVVDSGQARIARYDPTRGINTLWIEKISDASARQRAGRAGRTAPGRAIRLWAEREHASRALFEEPEVRRVDLSEMLLSLLATGIESVDSFEWFEPPNEERLSDATGLLRSLGAIDRDGRLTERGRKMSGFPLHPRYASMLLASDAFGCVEEIALAAALAQSRSILLRKVDKSVERRRESLWGAQLRSDVLGQMIAWEAALKERFDMGFCQEIGVHAQSSRQVLKIANQLSQYAEASGLGSNSNPREESSKDQAVAKCLLYGFPDRVCRRLDRGTLRCGMVGGRRGVLARESLVGESELFVACEVNEIGRQGGQVNTVFNLCTAIEVEWLQELFPKLFSDVEEVVFDEKQKRVVERRVTRFQDLELSCRESFEVDSAKAAEVFAKLITEGKAKLANWDEEVEHLIRRVNFLAQAFPEYGFELIDDDARSLLLEQCCEGVRSLKDLKRKDVLPVVRDWVGTPAMKMLEHELPERLKLDNGKPARLRVDADMQLTLSAKIQCLYDIPDTPRFCQGRSLPRVELLAPNMRPVQMTNDLQAFWSGSYEGVKKELKGRYPKHEWR; from the coding sequence ATGGATCTGCCAATTCTCGAAATTGAATCCGAATTTTGCGCTGAACTTTCGGATACAAATCGGCTTGTTCTGGAAGCTCCCACTGGCTCGGGAAAATCTACCCAAACCCCAAAGTTTCTACTGAGGGGAGGTTTTCTGGCTTCAGGCGACGCGATCATTCTTCAGCCAAGGCGGATTGCCGCTCGCATGCTGGCCAAACGCGTAGCTTGGGAATTGGATGAACCCCTCGGCAAGACTGTCGGTTTCCAGGTTCGGCATGAACGTGTTTCTTCCAAGGAAACACGTATTCACTTCGTTACAGAAGGAATACTGCTGCGACGAATGATGGGCGACCCTGAGTTGCGAGGAGTATCTTGCCTGGTCTTTGACGAGTTCCACGAGCGAAGTTTGCACGCGGATTTGACTTTGGCCCGCGCTTTAATGCTGCAGCGCACAAAACGACCGGATTTGAAGATCGTGGTCATGTCAGCCACTTTAGATGCCTCGGAGCTGGAGAGTTATCTAAAGCCTTGCCGTATCCTTCGTTCCCAGGGAAGAACCTTTCCTGTGGCAATCGAGCACATCGATAATCGCTTGGCCAATAGTGATCTGCCTATCTGGGACATTGCCGCGAAAGCGACACTCGACAGGCTCCAGCAAGAAAAGGAAGGTCACGTGCTCATTTTCATGCCGGGAGCCTTTGAAATTGGGAAAACGATAGCGGCTCTTGGCAGTCGACTTTCGACCCGGGAATTCGAGTTGTTAGCTTTGCATAGCGAACTCAGCGCTAAGGATCAGGATCGAGCCGTAGAAGCCGGAGATCGTCGCAAGGTAATCGTCGCAACCAATGTAGCAGAAACGTCCCTGACGATTGATAATGTAAGATTGGTCGTGGATAGCGGCCAGGCACGCATCGCTCGCTACGATCCCACACGAGGCATCAATACTTTGTGGATCGAGAAGATCAGCGATGCGTCTGCGAGGCAGAGAGCAGGGCGTGCAGGGCGAACCGCCCCAGGGCGAGCAATTCGATTGTGGGCCGAACGGGAGCATGCCAGTAGGGCTTTGTTCGAAGAGCCCGAAGTACGCCGAGTGGATTTGTCTGAGATGCTTTTGTCCCTATTGGCAACGGGTATCGAGAGTGTGGATTCCTTCGAGTGGTTTGAGCCACCCAATGAAGAGCGCCTGTCAGACGCGACAGGGCTATTGAGGAGTTTGGGGGCTATCGATCGGGATGGACGCCTTACTGAGCGAGGCCGGAAGATGAGCGGCTTCCCTTTGCATCCTCGGTATGCGTCTATGTTGCTGGCTTCGGATGCGTTTGGTTGTGTGGAAGAAATCGCTTTGGCAGCCGCTCTAGCTCAGAGCCGTAGTATTTTGCTGAGAAAGGTCGACAAGTCCGTGGAGCGAAGACGTGAGTCACTTTGGGGAGCTCAGCTTCGAAGCGATGTTTTGGGGCAGATGATTGCTTGGGAAGCGGCACTTAAAGAGCGGTTCGATATGGGCTTTTGCCAGGAAATCGGGGTGCATGCCCAGAGCTCGAGGCAGGTCTTGAAAATTGCGAATCAACTTTCTCAATACGCCGAAGCGAGCGGTTTAGGGTCGAACTCCAATCCGCGTGAAGAGAGTTCCAAGGATCAAGCGGTTGCCAAATGTTTGCTCTATGGCTTCCCTGATCGGGTCTGTAGGAGGCTCGACAGGGGAACCTTGCGTTGCGGGATGGTGGGCGGCCGTCGTGGCGTCTTGGCACGTGAGAGTTTAGTGGGAGAAAGCGAGTTGTTCGTTGCCTGTGAGGTGAATGAGATTGGGAGACAAGGTGGCCAGGTGAATACGGTTTTCAATCTGTGCACCGCCATCGAAGTGGAGTGGTTGCAAGAATTGTTTCCGAAGCTGTTTTCCGATGTGGAAGAGGTAGTCTTCGACGAAAAGCAAAAGCGAGTCGTAGAGCGTCGCGTAACTCGATTTCAGGATCTGGAGCTTTCTTGCCGTGAAAGTTTCGAAGTTGATTCTGCTAAGGCTGCTGAGGTCTTTGCGAAGCTGATCACGGAAGGAAAGGCGAAGCTCGCAAACTGGGATGAGGAAGTGGAGCACTTGATTCGACGCGTTAATTTCCTTGCTCAGGCCTTCCCGGAATATGGCTTCGAGCTTATCGATGACGATGCCCGATCTCTTTTGTTGGAACAGTGCTGCGAAGGAGTCCGAAGCTTGAAAGATCTTAAACGAAAGGACGTGCTGCCGGTAGTTCGTGATTGGGTGGGGACGCCAGCCATGAAAATGCTCGAGCACGAACTTCCCGAGAGATTGAAGCTAGACAACGGAAAACCAGCCCGCTTAAGAGTGGATGCGGATATGCAGCTCACCTTGTCCGCCAAAATTCAATGCCTGTATGACATTCCGGATACGCCTCGTTTTTGCCAAGGTCGATCCCTGCCACGAGTCGAGCTTCTCGCGCCCAATATGCGACCCGTGCAAATGACTAACGATCTGCAAGCATTTTGGTCAGGATCCTACGAAGGCGTTAAGAAGGAGCTGAAAGGACGTTACCCCAAGCACGAGTGGCGCTAG
- a CDS encoding RluA family pseudouridine synthase: MPATEWGWLVTPEELEDWILQNDDHVLLVNKPALLVCHPSKNGPWSSLAGACREYTQSDRSHLVSRLDRETSGIVLFAKHRLKSRHLQMALERRKVSKTYLAILEGELSEETLVDAPLGPDTQSIVHSKNTVKRDGRRQDAQTRYTPLFSNGRYTLAKVDPITGRKHQIRAHALHIGHHIVGDKLYGPDEGLFLDFIEDGWTDKMAQILPLNRHALHAYRMVFELETGTETYIAPLTADLIEFCEQKLGLPKDKLDEIISEL, from the coding sequence ATGCCCGCGACCGAATGGGGTTGGCTCGTAACGCCCGAAGAACTTGAGGACTGGATCCTGCAAAACGACGACCACGTCTTGCTGGTCAACAAACCTGCCCTCCTTGTGTGCCATCCGTCCAAAAACGGCCCATGGTCCTCGCTTGCGGGAGCATGCCGTGAGTACACCCAGTCTGACCGGTCTCACCTAGTATCGCGACTGGACAGAGAGACGAGTGGAATCGTTCTCTTCGCCAAACACAGGCTGAAATCACGCCACCTTCAGATGGCGCTAGAGCGGCGAAAAGTAAGCAAAACCTATCTGGCAATCTTGGAGGGCGAACTCTCTGAGGAAACTTTAGTGGATGCACCGCTCGGTCCCGATACCCAAAGCATTGTCCATTCAAAAAACACCGTTAAGCGCGACGGTCGCAGGCAGGACGCCCAAACCCGCTACACCCCTCTTTTCAGCAATGGCCGCTATACTCTAGCAAAAGTTGACCCCATCACTGGACGTAAGCACCAGATAAGAGCCCACGCGCTACACATCGGTCACCACATCGTGGGCGATAAGCTTTACGGTCCAGACGAAGGGCTATTCCTCGACTTCATCGAAGATGGCTGGACCGATAAAATGGCTCAGATCCTTCCCCTTAACCGTCATGCCTTGCACGCCTACCGCATGGTTTTCGAACTGGAGACGGGAACAGAGACCTATATTGCCCCGCTGACCGCAGACTTGATCGAATTTTGCGAACAAAAGCTGGGCCTCCCCAAAGACAAATTGGACGAGATCATCTCTGAACTGTGA
- a CDS encoding SDR family NAD(P)-dependent oxidoreductase: MSSRYDLAIITGGSSGIGSSIIEGLVNVGRTASIFNISRRIPSSFSIGPNRVHLECDLSDRDARKRTLQELIHRIETTDSNGPILLVNNAGLGIYGEIWSKSPQEHLELLEVNVNALVDITVSLLPVLQKRGGAILNISSTSAFQPTPGLSTYGASKAFVLNWTLALNDELGGSKVRAIAICPGPTKTQFFRRAGFSESIIPDSYGQSSEEVAKLALKALDQGKSFTVTGFKNKAASLFSRLLPLSLRTKVAGKVIRHFRPKPN; encoded by the coding sequence ATGAGCTCTAGATACGACCTCGCTATCATAACAGGAGGCTCTTCTGGGATCGGTAGTTCAATCATCGAAGGATTAGTAAACGTAGGACGGACTGCTTCGATATTCAACATTTCTCGACGTATTCCGTCATCTTTTTCTATCGGCCCAAATCGCGTCCACCTTGAGTGCGATCTATCCGATCGAGATGCCAGAAAACGGACCTTGCAGGAGCTGATCCATAGGATCGAAACAACCGATTCAAATGGTCCTATACTTCTCGTAAACAACGCTGGATTAGGCATTTACGGAGAAATATGGTCTAAAAGTCCGCAAGAGCATCTCGAGCTACTGGAAGTAAATGTAAATGCGCTGGTGGACATCACAGTAAGCCTGCTTCCCGTCCTACAAAAGAGAGGCGGAGCCATCTTGAACATATCCTCCACTTCGGCCTTCCAGCCGACCCCTGGCCTTTCCACCTACGGGGCCAGCAAAGCATTCGTCCTAAATTGGACTTTAGCTCTCAATGACGAGCTAGGGGGATCTAAGGTCAGGGCGATAGCCATCTGCCCCGGCCCCACGAAGACGCAGTTTTTCCGCCGAGCAGGCTTCAGCGAGAGTATCATCCCAGACAGCTACGGCCAAAGCTCCGAAGAGGTGGCTAAACTCGCTCTCAAAGCCCTGGATCAGGGCAAGAGTTTTACAGTAACCGGATTTAAGAACAAAGCAGCCTCGCTTTTTTCCCGCCTGCTTCCACTTTCCCTGCGAACTAAAGTGGCAGGGAAAGTGATACGCCATTTCCGCCCCAAACCTAACTAG
- the hpt gene encoding hypoxanthine phosphoribosyltransferase, with protein MLAKRPKYTEEDLETILVTREQIQTRVEELGVELSKFYEGRDVTIVSILSGALIFTADLIRSCDFPTRLDCLRAESYGNATSAQEPPRITNPLKTDITGHDVLVVDDILDSGNTLKSIIAHLEGFSPASLKTCVLLDKPARHEKSFSADFCGFTIPDQFVVGYGLDFAERYRNLASIGVLKKELQDSATHI; from the coding sequence ATGCTCGCAAAACGACCTAAATACACAGAGGAAGACCTCGAAACAATCCTTGTAACAAGGGAGCAAATACAGACTCGCGTCGAAGAACTGGGAGTAGAGCTTTCCAAGTTTTACGAGGGAAGAGACGTAACCATCGTTTCGATTCTGAGCGGAGCGCTTATCTTCACTGCAGACCTGATTCGTTCATGCGATTTTCCGACTCGACTGGACTGCCTTCGAGCTGAGAGCTACGGCAACGCCACGAGCGCCCAAGAGCCGCCTAGAATCACCAACCCATTGAAAACCGACATCACAGGTCACGATGTTTTGGTGGTGGATGACATTCTCGATTCAGGCAACACCCTCAAATCAATCATTGCTCACCTGGAAGGATTCTCCCCTGCGTCGCTGAAAACATGCGTGCTTCTGGACAAGCCTGCCCGCCACGAAAAGTCATTTAGCGCCGATTTCTGCGGTTTCACCATACCGGACCAATTTGTGGTCGGATATGGCCTCGATTTCGCGGAACGCTACCGAAATCTCGCCAGCATCGGAGTCTTGAAAAAGGAACTGCAAGATTCCGCTACACATATATAA
- a CDS encoding polyphosphate kinase → MAKKDLAKSKFFNYYRNIDYPTYKHEKEALQIELLKMQHWVVENKKRVAIVFEGRDAAGKGSAIKRFIEYMMPKNLRVVELGIPTPSESKYWFRRYEKHFPEPGEIVFFDRSWYNRAMIEPTMGYCKKSQYKYFMSKVLDWEEKHIDEGLILIKLYLSVDKETQSVRFQERIVNPLKYWKYSVNDEKVREYWDVLTKYKEQMFERTSSPKSPWIVIGSNNKLEARLTSMLYVLSTIPHDEWKNFKPLTKKTDRKRYSINIEGVAFNNLNYRQFKLLQTLQAKYDA, encoded by the coding sequence ATGGCAAAAAAGGACTTAGCAAAAAGTAAGTTTTTCAATTACTACCGGAACATAGACTACCCCACCTATAAGCACGAAAAGGAGGCTCTGCAGATTGAGCTTCTAAAAATGCAGCATTGGGTGGTGGAAAACAAAAAACGCGTAGCAATCGTTTTTGAGGGTCGAGATGCAGCCGGAAAAGGTTCCGCCATCAAGCGCTTCATCGAATACATGATGCCCAAGAACCTGCGTGTTGTTGAGTTAGGAATTCCCACTCCTAGCGAGTCGAAATACTGGTTTAGGCGCTACGAAAAGCATTTTCCCGAACCGGGCGAAATCGTCTTCTTCGATCGCTCTTGGTACAACAGGGCCATGATCGAGCCCACCATGGGCTACTGCAAAAAGTCCCAGTACAAGTACTTCATGAGCAAGGTACTGGATTGGGAGGAGAAGCACATCGACGAGGGCCTAATCCTGATAAAGCTGTATCTTTCTGTAGATAAAGAAACTCAGTCAGTCCGCTTCCAGGAGCGAATCGTCAATCCTCTCAAGTACTGGAAATACTCCGTCAACGATGAGAAGGTCCGCGAATATTGGGATGTGCTCACCAAGTATAAGGAGCAGATGTTCGAACGGACCTCCTCTCCCAAGAGCCCTTGGATCGTGATCGGTTCCAACAACAAGCTCGAGGCACGTCTGACCTCAATGCTTTACGTTTTGTCCACTATCCCGCACGACGAATGGAAGAACTTCAAGCCACTCACCAAAAAGACCGATAGAAAACGCTACAGCATTAACATCGAGGGAGTGGCCTTCAACAACTTGAACTATCGCCAGTTCAAACTTCTCCAGACACTACAGGCGAAGTACGATGCTTAA